The following is a genomic window from Sciurus carolinensis chromosome 3, mSciCar1.2, whole genome shotgun sequence.
CGTTCAGTCAGGGACCTTCCATAGGCGTTCCGCACTTACTGTGACAGGTTTGGTCACTTCGAAATACATCGCACATATTAACTCGTGTTAGCCTCATAATAACAATGAGACAGAACACGGCTGTGTCCATTcactcaagaaatatttactgagagcCCAAACCACCGGGCTCTATTCTGTCAATGGAGGCGCATCAGGAGCAACATGAAGTTCTTTCTCCCCAGAACTTTTATTCTGGTGGGGGCACAGTGAGGGGTGTGCCAGTGGAGATGGGGCTAGAAATAGAGTGGTTACCATAGGCCTTgctgagaaggtgacatttaagcCAAGATGTGACTCAAGCATAGGATTAGGAGAGCATCCCAGGCAGAGAGAGGTTAAAAAACATGCCTGAGGTCACACGGCTATTTAAATAGCAAagctgggatttaaacccaggctGCTCCAGAGCCTGTGCTAAACACTACATTATAAGGCTCAGTGTGAGGCACCATCCCTGCCCCTGAGATGCTGGGGGTCACTGCCGAGAAAACAAACAGCGACCATCACCATCCTTAGAAGGTGGGAGTTGGGGCCGGGAGGGCCTTGGCCCCAGGGTCCTACCTCCAGGTTCCTAGCTCCTGGAGGCCAAGATGAATTGATGGGCTGCTCTTAGCTCTTTTAATCTCAGGATGGTTTGGGGAGacaccacccccacccctatcctcccctcccctcctccttcctccgaGGACTGGGAAGAACTCCTAATCCTCCTAATCCGCTGGCACCTCAGTCTCCATCTCACAGTGCAGAGAGCCTGGACAGCCAGGACGACAGGCACGTCCCACCCACCTGCCCAGCCGGTGCCCACTCTCCCTCACCCATGGGGAACAGCAAAAGCGGGGCCCTGTCCAAGGAGATCCTGGAGGATCTGCAGCTGAACACCAAGTtcacagaggaggagctgtgtgcctggTACCAGTCCTTCCTGAAGGAGTGCCCCAGCGGCCGGATCTCCCGGAAGGAGTTCGAGAGCATCTATGGCAAATTCTTCCCCGACGCGGACCCCAAGGCCTATGCCCAGCACGTGTTCCGCAGCTTCGACACCAACAGCGATGGCACCCTGGACTTCAAGGAGTATGTCGTCGCCTTGCACATGACCACCGGCGGCAAGCCCACCCAGAAGCTGGAGTGGGCCTTCTCCCTCTATGACGTGGACGGCAATGGGACCATCAGCAAGAACGAAGTGCTGGAGATCGTCATGGTCAGTCCCTCCCCTTCCCATTGTGACTTGGTCAGTGTCACTGTTACCGATGCTGCAGAGGGGCCCAATTGGGGGGCAGGGATCCAGGCCAGCCGCTGCAAGAGCAGGGAAGGAAGGGTCTCCACTCTCCTTCCTGGGAATAGAGGGCCGGGCACTTTCCCACAGCTTCAGTTTTCTTCCAAGAAGAATCTGAGTGCTTCTGAGCACTCGAGTTGGAATCCTCCTCCCCTCCTCGCTCCTCTCCTCCCATattccttccccttttctcccctccctccatcctctcctctttacttgttttccttctttcctccctccttcctccatcccttgCTTGCTCCCTCCATTGCCCCTTTCTTTATTAAATCTCATTCAACATTTTCAAAACTGCACATTCAAATTCTACCACAATTCAAATTAGACACCCGACATGTTTCAAATATACAGTAAAAGCAGGTCACGGTTGAGGTGTGTGAAATTTGGATTCTGGTCCAAGTGTTCTTCCTCCCACTGTAGCCTCTGCAGCCCTGAGTCTCAGCTTCTGGCCTGTCAGGTGTCCCACACTTACTCACAGTGCCCTGGGGCTCCTCACAGCCTCCTGTCCCCACAGGTTTCCCAGCATGAATTCTCCTCTGTCCACACTGCCCTAGGATCCAGTCATTGGCTCTGAATACTGTAGGtgtcttgaaaataattttttttatctaataTAAAAGTAATCCATGAAATGTACAAAcatatgcaaaagaaaattaaaattgcttCAAATTCCAACATCCAGAGAAGACTACCATTTAACAGATTGCTCTATGCCTTTCCAGTCTTTTATCTATATCGTTTCAAACTATTTTAGAACTATAACATATTCACATATGGTTCTTACCATACTTTATTCAGTTACTCTTTTATCATGAGCATTTTATGTATCACTGCACAGTCTTCAAAAACACCTGTTTACATTTCATCTtagcatctttcttttcctttcaacgTATTTTTAATAGGTGCATTATAGTTCTACatgaaagtggaattcattgcAACATGTTCATACCTGCACATGGCATATTTTGGTTGATTTCCTTCTGCTGttcctccccttccccagccttcctccacccttctttctccttcttctacacCACTGTTCTCCATTCTGTTTCCATAAGGTGCCACACACATactttttaattccttatttctctctaattccacatgtaagagaaaacattcgaccttgaCTCTCTGAGTCCAGctcatttcactcagcatgatgttctcccgttctatccatttaccagcaaatgacataattttattcttctttatggttgagtaaaacttcACTAtgtaaatgtaccacattttctatctccatttgtaccacattttctatcTCCATTTGTCTGTCGATAGACACGTAGGCTGTTTCCATAACTGGACTGTCATGAGTTAGTTatgttgctgtaaacattggtatgcatgtattactttagtatgctgattatagttctttcaaaaccattttaaaaatattgttagttgtagatggtacacaatacctttattttatatatttatttttatgtggtgctgaggatggaaccagtgcctcacacaaggcAAGTACTccgccactgagctataaccccagccctcaaaaacatttttaatagttatttaGAATTCCACCTTATGGTAATGTTTTACTTAAGGCTATTTAAATATTTCCCCTATTTTTAACATTAGAGTGTTCCAATTTTTTTCCTATACGTTATAGTTCCCCTCCTTTACtatctttttacttttcctttttaagtcCCCTGCCCATGTCATTTACTGTGTTTCACTACACAATCATCACAGATTTTATGCcaaatttttttgcaaaaaaatggGGTGTGACCATTATAtgtatctctttttttaaaaaaatgtgccagtattactttaaaatcatttattactaaactcTCTTTGGTGCAAGATTAAGATGcacagaatatttataaatatatgttaatgTGGTGGCAACAATTAGGTGGTGAAATATGctgttttgcttttctaattCCATTCCCGTTAGGAAGGAGAATATTTTTCATACTTGATATAATTTTTTGTGCATTTGTAATCATGCTTTTATTTGCAGAATTTTTCCACCCTTATTAGGAGAAACCATAAATAAAAGAGCAAAGCATGTAGCTTTTATTTATGGTCACCCTCTAAGCCCAGCTTGGGTCTCCTGCTGAGAGCAGACGTGTGTCAACTGCACTGTCAGATGAGCAAGCTCCTCTGGGTCGGCTGAGTGGTCTCTGGGTGGTGTGGGTTGAGGACCAAGTCTTCAGAGACGCCTAAACAAGGCTGGACTCTGCAGAGCCTGGAGGTTGGTGCTCCATGAGgaaaagaggaggggaggaaaggaaagggaggaagggaaaacacaaaagggaggaagggaagaagacagCATCAAAGACTGAGGTTGTGTAGGTGGCACAAGACGCCCCTTTTTCACGAGACCACAAGATCAGGGTTACAGCTCTAGTCTGAGAGTAATAAGTAATGAGTTCTAGTCCAGCTCTGACACCAACCAGCTGAGTGGCTGTGGGAAAACCATATAAACTCCTTGGACCCAGGGTGAGAATATAATGCTTTCTGTGGCCTTCCGCAGGACTCTTTAGGGGCTGTCTGTCTATCTCTCCTGCCCATATTGGGTGTGTGGTAGGGCAGTCAGTCAGTCACTCCTTCACACTTGTCTGTGACTCAAGACAGTAGTTCTGAGAGCCACCTCCATCTCCATCCACTTGGGGGGCTCTGTACACTGCCCTCAGCTGCTGGGGTTCATTTCCTCATTCATCTTTTTCTAGCAATAggaggctaaaaaaaaaaaaaaaaaaaaaaaaaaaacttctcaacACTGTTGACCTTCTATATTCCAGGCTGATTTCACAGGCATAACTGCCCCCACCTGACCTGTTTCCAGGTGTCCTCAGGAAGGCAGAAGTCTCTGGGGATAGACACTAGACTCCCAATTTCCAGGCTGACACACCTGCCCATACTCTGAACCTGCCCAACACCCAAGGACCTTGGTGTCCACTCTGGGTATTTCTAAGCTAGCAGTCTCCTAGAAACCTGGAACTGAAAGCACATATTAAGGCCACTTGTCCCTTTACCTCATTTCATAGTCTCAAGTCACTTGCTACTTTGCTCTTTGTGTACACCTAGTACATTGATTAGAGAGGAGGATTAACAAGGTGAGGTGGATCCTTAGCCCAGAGCTGAGCATTACTCTGGATCTCTCCCTGAGGGGGAGAATAAGTGGGGGGCTTCCTGTGCCTTGGGAAGACCTTTGTAAAGGTCTTGTTGACATCTCCTCTCCCCCTTCCCCAGCCTCACCTGTCTGTACTCTCCAGCAATAGGAAAATGAGAAGACTCCAATGTAACACAAGGTTGCAAGAACTAGAACCAAATCACCTGGGTTAGAATCTCCGGGGTGACTTTAAGCAAATTAattgtctcagtttcttcatctgtaaaatgggaccaGTAATACCTATTTTGTAAGGTTGCTGTGAGAGTTAGATGTGAACATGCTTAGAACAGCAGCATGTAAGTGTTCAACCAATGTTAGCCATTGTTACCATAAGCCAGTCCTGATGGACTCAGAAGAAGCCATTTGATACTCTAAAACCTGTTGGCTGTGGGGTCTGTGGTAGTGGCTCCCAAACTCCAACTCCAGTGCTCCTGTGGGATTATCATggcaaagtttttatttctcatttgtatttttttaaaaa
Proteins encoded in this region:
- the Rcvrn gene encoding recoverin — protein: MGNSKSGALSKEILEDLQLNTKFTEEELCAWYQSFLKECPSGRISRKEFESIYGKFFPDADPKAYAQHVFRSFDTNSDGTLDFKEYVVALHMTTGGKPTQKLEWAFSLYDVDGNGTISKNEVLEIVMAIFKMISPEDVKLLPDDENTPEKRAEKIWGFFGKKDDDKLTEEEFIEGTLANKDILRLIQFEPQKVKEKIKEKKP